A region of the Mytilus edulis chromosome 11, xbMytEdul2.2, whole genome shotgun sequence genome:
gttattgttacagatcagctaaattatctatagtaaaggatcctacaaattaatgtaagatacagtcacagaaaataattatattcataagtacgtctgagtcagtgacaaccctacaacagatgtatccatcggatcgccatcaatgatggtgatacatggctgtgtacataaatatatacaaattaagaACTCCATAATGAACACAAAATATACATCTAAATGCATATCGAAAAAGTTTAAAGCATTAAATAAATCTATAGAAAAAATGAATAAACACACATGTATCcatattcataaacaaattaagtGCTTGAAATCATTGGAGGGTAAAGAATGCTAtattaacttaaaataaacattgtattgcatttatcaaatattttaaattttagttatctTTCTTTTATCATATAAATTGCCCATGCTTAActtattttatatatgattaaaTGGTTTTCTTGACAAGTCTGGTTATTTAAATACACATCATTTTGTGAActatcacccctattttttggtgaggtttgtgttgtttattctttagttttctatgttgtgtcatgtgtactattgtttgtctgtttgttcatttctttttttttgccatggtgttgtcagtttattttcaattaattgagtttgactgtcccttttttAATTGATGAGTATAACAATATTATTAATAAATTGCAGGAATGTCTTGGACAGAATGAAAAGAATGTTCATTTCTCTGCACCaaagggttggcaaagtattttATAGGCAGGATAACCCAAGTGGACAAACTTTTATAGGGTATGtaatactcccagaaatgggaAATATTGAGCAATACCAATTTTTAAGCTTTTTTTATAAGTATGCTAGAAAAAAATACTTACTCTATTGGTAATTTATAGATACCAGCTATGGATGTGAACCAACAAGGCTTAAAATCCAAAATATAAtgctgaaagaaaaagaaaaaaagtgataTTAAAAGTTTTACTATAGTGTTCATAAACGAAGATATCACATATGTTGATGTTTAAAGTATTCAAACTACCTTTTTGactctttaacatgtttaaacattcaatttacatgattaaaataaatgttgaaatagaagtgaaaagaaaaattattataaaagcaTTGCATACATGTTCTGCTGAAATAGCTGAATAATTGTAAACTCAAGAATGAACGTCATTTTATGCTTGTAACCGACAAGCTATAAGACTACTTAAAGTCACAAGAAAGAGGTACAAATTTTGAACCAAACGCAAAATTAACTATTGGTACAGAGAAATATCTGACCTTTACGTCAATTTCAAACTTTAATGTAAATACTGTAATATGGTTGATTGTTGCTTACTGGTtactaaacgtccagtggcaaatatttcatgcatgttcatgacgaTAAAATACTAACAAGTAGTCATGATAGTATGAAAATACTCAGTCAAAGTCAAGGTTTTTAAACCATGAGAGAATGTGTTTCTTTTTTATCTAGTTTATTTACTAGTATATGTTTTGGATTTTAGTATGAGGTCGattttcactaaactagtacatttttatttagtggccagctgattttcttgctgtgttgaagacccgttggtcTTTGCCATATTCCCTATTTACAATAAATTCTGTGTGAACAAACTCAACAACATCATCATAGATAAAAGGATTAAATGTTATGTGGCACACACGTTTTGTCTGAAAAGAACTCATCAGTTTTTCTTGAAAGCAAAAGCATACTAGTGATCTAGAAGGCCAAGTCAGGTATGAAGTTAAAGAACCCTTGATTCTGAAAGGTTCtgccaaataaagctaaggtacacatgaaaaattgcaacatatgttttcatatgtttttcatgtgtttttcatATGTTCAAAAACATATGTCAAACGTATGTTGAGAACCACtcatgaaaaacatgtttttactACATGAGAAACATATGTTTAACATATGATAAACacgtttttaaaaaatcatatgataaacatatgttaaacatatgtttttcatgcCATCAAATCATATGATTTCATATGAGGATCtcaacatatgtttttcatatgttttgtttttttctaatttgatactcataatgatataaatatgaatttcatgTGAGAGTAAATATGAAATTACATATCTATTCAATAGAAAGCATACTTTTAAAGTACAAGTTAAGTTTTAGACACTGTATATAGCATGCCATGTACTTGAACAACACATGGAAAATATGAGATATAATTTCTAAAGCACTGACAATCATTTTAACAGTCAGACATTATGGCGACCATGAAATTTCTTGAAAGCTGACTTTCATTTGACTTACTCATAGCCATGTCCAAGCAACTTTTGAGAAGCAAAATTTCTCACAAAATCATTATCAACAGAATTATAATCAAGCATGCAAGAAATACATCTAGCTGTCTATGTACCTTGAACTTGTAAGTCGAATAACAAAATGATTAATAAGGTTGAAAGAAATTATAAATTCTATAAACTGGTCCATCATAGCTTGCTAATAAGTTGGTTTTTACTCCCATTTCAAGGCCATAGAATTACTAATAATCACttgagttgtatcattggcaatcatctgTACCAGTTATCTTTACACTTCGTATTGAGGACTGTATCTTGAactatattgtgacttggatagagagttgtctcattggcactcatagcacatcttcttatatgtcCTAAATGTGAATATCTAATATCACTATCAAATGTCATATTGGTTGATCTGTGctaattaaaaacatacaaatttatgtattaacaaatgtatttatttatttttatttcagtatctTTTTGGCTATGTTCCttctttcatcatgttcattcttTATAATTCATTCCTTAACTCCATCTCATTGTTTCTTCTTTACTACATCTCATTACCTAtaatagaaaatgtaaaaaaatatacttatgtGAATGCTTTTaattaaatgaatgaaaaactcTGTTTATTTTTTGGAAACTGCAAAAACTTTCcttatttattaattaataaataaattaggTGTATTTACTGTCTCCTGATTGGTTACTAGTATATAttagtttcattttcaatattgtcAAATTTTATGGCGACACACCCCCACTCTGTCATTGTGTATTCATATGTTAACATGTGTGTaatttgttattgttaatataaataatacaaaaagttctttaagcctttttttttcatggaaatttatatattgaatggcaataattcattttaaatttattgaaacataaaattaatttttgattcTTCACATTTCACATAATACGCTTTGCAGACTATTCAATGTGaagaattttatattaatattatggttcaataaattcaaaataaataatagccattcattaaacaAGTTAAGTTTATTCTACGCTTATTATTTGATGTGTAATAATCTACAAAACTAATCATTTAATAACTGATTTTTTAACCAATATTTATATGTCATGCTTTAACACCACTGTATTTGGTTATGTAAAATTGGGTGTCAGCTTTGAATTAATGTGATAATGGCTTTTGTTCCACCTTGAAGGATGTTTTAATTTATCTTTAGCTGCTAatatcaatgacattttgtgattTGTGGACAGCAGTCTCATCAACAATCCTCCAACTCCTAccccatctttttttttatttttatgtgattacaaataaTCACATTACCTGTACAGGTATGTCATGAGAATCTAGTTTGACagacaaaaatcaacaaaacatttaaggaataacagtactgtagttgaagagttgccaccgtcaattgtagatttgacggtcgcaaatgcagttttactggcgacgcgtagcggagacagtaaaacggagatttgcgaccgtcaaatcaaaattgacggtggcaactcttcaactacagtactgttattccgattctaatgcattacaaaaagaaataatacgaaaaaacttgaaaaaagatctaaattttgacaaataagaaaaatccgcgaaacttcatgaatgattttggcgcaaagacgtcatggctaaacgtgacgtcatacaaatgaaaacttacaaactcgagattattacgttacctgtacgattcaaattcggataaaattatattaaaacggcgaattcgaggtaggtgttgttttattttcgattacatagtagtaatcgaacatttgttgattcaacaattcaaaatgtcggGTTCATCCTTAGTTACGCCtagtcaactgtggatttgacggcaacttttagccaatgaaaagaATTGTTACATATAAATTGCATTAGAATCAAAGATTAATAGCTATTCTTAATACACTTTATAAaattatacatatacacattatatttttataagaaatgtcAGTTAGGAATTCAAACCATAATTAAGATATACCTGGTTGCTGTGCTGCTTGCCTTTGAGTCATCCTTCTATTATCTAGCATCTTCAATTTGTCCCATTTTCTTTCATCATCTTTCTTAGTAACTTCATCATAATACTCCCCAACTTTTGCCCAAAAGTCAGTAAAGAACTCCAACTCATCACTCCCTTCAACATTCAATTTCTGGGAATGCATAAATGACATCTACAAGAAAAattttgattatataaaaaataaattgaataagaAAGAATATTTGGTTGCCAGGCATGCATGTCATGTTGTAACAGGACATAATTTCCCTTTATAAAAGgcatttattattaaaaacacaAGAatttaaattgaaactttatgttttttttgtgattataaCAATTGTGTACAAACACagctttcatcttttttttaaagaatgaaatACACTGGTTAACTTATCGGCGTAAATGACTCAATGAGTTATCACTGTGACGTGAAGGGGGGTATCTTCACAAGAAATAAAATTGCTGTTTTATGATGAAAGAACAATGAAAAATGTCATGCATGTTGATCTTAAACCCATTTCACGAATCACAGTGAAATCAAAATGGCTCAACATGTTGCACAAATATAACCCTTTATCACCCTCTGTGATGTAATTACATAGGCATTGTGACTGATGAAATCCAGGAAAGAAAGATCActcatgtatatcatgtataagaaacatttgtttttcaaattgctATATACAGATATAACCAgggtatttttttatgataaactggtttgttcaaattgaaaatgtatttgaaatttttatatttttgtcaaaggttcATAGTAAGCATTTTGTCAAtttgagttttatgaaaatttaacgagccaaattaattttagagaATGTGTTTAAACCACTTTTTTGAGAGTGACTCTTTCAAAATATATTGTTgtcatattgaattttaaatggaCTTACCAAAACCAAACAAACCTGAATTCTCTCTGGAGAATCACAAACATCTACACTGGCAGAACTGGCATAACTCTCCAGATAGGTTTTACAAAACTCTTGTAATGGCATGGCCTGAACGTCTTTGCCATTCTTAATGTCTGacatcaacttaaaaaaaaaatacaagcaaTTATAAACTGTATGCAAGAAGTGACTGCAAAAATGAGAATTTCCAAATTTATGAAAGTTGATATAAAAATTTCCTTTTAACATTCTTTAAAATAAGATTGTGTCTGCTGACATGATTGCCCCCCGCCAAACTATACAAAAAGgtgcataactctagaacagtaaatgGCTTCTGCCCAAATTCGTCTGCATTTTGGCTgtaagcattgtgtatgagtttgGATGAAGcaagtttaaaataatttatgatagccattcattaaatatccTTATCAAGTTATCACAAGTCAAACTTACATATTTCATTTCCAACATTTTGTGGAATTCCTTGTGCATTATTTCCAGGGTCTTGTGCAGATGACAAAGCCTCTGCAAATAAATCCCTTTGGCTCAAATCCCCCTCCTCCTGTGAATCCtgtgcaaaataaatatataaaattatcttCTTACTTCACCCATGTACAAATGTAGTCTTTCCCAAAAAGTTTTTCATCTATCAGTTTGAAAACTAAATATAACCAGAtgtcccgtttgaatgattttacactagtaatttaggggccttttacatcttgttgttcagtgtgagccaaggttccgtgttgaaggccgtgtaCTGATtcgatttttgtttaaatcaaagttttattttggactcTTTCGACCTCAACATTACCAAATTGTTAACACggcccaaaaatcaaaaatctaaatacatggttagattaagcatatcatTGAAACcccatacattcaatttttgttgaaatcaaacaaagtttgatattggaccccaatttggaccaacttgaaaactggtccCGATTATCAActagaagtaattgtaacaggatgctgttatgAAGTTTCCCAACCAAAGCTCCCATAATAAGCCATTCCCATGGTCCAAtattttattagatttgttttattatcccatacaagaatatattagGTTTAGAGGTGGGGATCTGTACTGTTTACAAGATTTCAAACAGAAGGATGTGGTTCCCCCTGTTTTtgctttgatttgttttatcatccCATACAAGAATGCATATGGTTTAGGATTATCAGTAATGATTTACTAAAAAATagtaaattaaagtaataatTTGAAATCGTGATTTTCATGCAGGAAATTAGCCGATAATCGTTGTCCGCTTTCGGTCTTTTGCGGTTCGTGCCGAaattttgttataagtttcaattaaaaaaaatatatgttagttgtaaaactattttttttcggTTCAGCCATTCTTTGAAGATTTTACACATGAAAATTAGAAAACGGTGAAATTGTGTCCCAAGCGAATTTGCGCCCCACTCTATTGATAACACTAAGCAGCCCTAACTTACATCAAAGACACTTGACTGCCTTTTTGACATTACTGTAATAAATATTCACACTTTTGACAGTAATGTCGCTAGTTTAAACACAATGTCATTCAAAAGCACTGAAGGCGTCGTCTGCTTTATGACGTAAGAGAGAGAGAGTAACTATATACCTGAACGCAGTGCcgtataattatattattttatgcTTTTGTCAAAATTTGACTAAGCACAGTATTATTGTTTTACGAAatataaatgttttcattttatctaCTTGAtatttaatctttatttcaacaatttcaataataataataacaaaaggTTATAAAAAAGTTCCCTGTTTTAGCAAAGCTAATGATTGGATTTCGGTATGTTCGGGTAAGCACTTGTTAACACATGATAAGACTAGAGAACATCGCATTATAACCCAAAATGTCAACATATGAGTGTTCTCCTTGCAACTTCACAACAAGACGAACTTACCAATACCAAAGACATCTTCAGTCAACAAGACATGCACAGCTACACTTCTTAACATCACATGAAAGTCCCGTATCTCAAGATCATTCGCCAACACAGTCTATATCTTCGCCTCTGATAGTCCAACCTCCGTCAAGTGATAATGGGTCTTCTAACGTATCGTCGCCGGTTCAAATTGACACACACGACCAGGAATATTCGGAAGATGATTCAGATGATGATTTATCAGACGATGTCGGTGATCATGCCACTTCAAAAACAGAGCCACAATGGTTTCCATTTAAGTCAAAAGCAGAGTTGTTGATGTATGTGTTAATGAACTCCACAACTCACCCAGTTGTAAgtgttttatatatttacttgCAATAAGATATATCATAaagagaaactgtaaacagcaaaagtTTTCAGCAAAGTCAGATATACAGATGAGTGAATTATATGACCATAATTATCAATTGACTCCTTATCATGCTTAAGGCATGTACAAAATTATGTAAGAAATTATTgtactttataaaaaagaagatatggtatgattgccaatgaaacaactatccacaaaagaccaaaatgacacaaacattaacaactataggtcaccgtacggccttcaacaatgagcaaagcccataccgcatagtcagctataaaaggccctgactagacaatgtaaaacaattcaaacgagaaaacaaacgacctcatttatgtaaaacatgaacaaaaaacaaatatgtaacacataaacaaacgacaaccactgaattacaggctcctgacttgggacaggcacatacataaataatgtggcggggttaaacatcatgaacatgttagcgggatctcaagcctccccctaacctgggacagtggtataacagtacaacataagaacaaactataacaatcagttgaaaaaaggcttaactttgttttataacaatttttaacaattagttcgtcatatttgttttattttacaaggttcctaaatatttcacataattttaattaataggcattgaaaaaaataaaaccattattCAATTTTCAGAGTGATGAAATAGTGAAGTTTATCATTTTTATGATGGGAGAACTGAATGTGACAGATGTCCCAACTCTGCagagtttgaaaaataaaaagattggaGACTTCAGCTGGAAAGATTTTGTTACAAAAGTGAGGGCtttattaaggtttatgtacccttctgtagccatttttgtacgaatttttcaaacctcaattgtatcaaaactacagatataatgaataatagagataggccatttagtacataatCCAAGGGGAACCtagatgcaaagcattattttttactgtttcattgcattttatagaaaaagaggactttgtggcaaataaatcaacatttttatagaaaatccacagcctttaatacagagaattttgttataaaatttgaaatataaattacttacttgattttctatgatgtgctagtgtttattttttacaaaaagttctaagaaacctgtaaattccaaaacacctcgtgctgagtcactaaagtcgagcacaccctaaaaggtgtacttgattttggccatatttatatttgttttaaccaataactacatttataaacttgtttttaggaaatcaatgctagcactgcatgcaataatcatatatctatcagtcatcaaattgccaaatatgagagtacaaggataaatgctgtggattttctataaaaatcttgatttatttgccacaaagttctctttttctattaaatgcaatggaactgtaaaaaataaagctttgcattaagtttccccttggaatatgaacaaaatggcctatctctattattcattatatctgtagttttgatNNNNNNNNNNNNNNNNNNNNNNNNNNNNNNNNNNNNNNNNNNNNNNNNNNNNNNNNNNNNNNNNNNNNNNNNNNNNNNNNNNNNNNNNNNNNNNNNNNNNtcttatgaaaatttctagatctgccactgaatttgatttattatacatgttatactgtacaatttttttgtagtCTACAAGTAAAGATGGCATCCCTGTTTGGTCAATGAAACCATCACCGATCTTAAAGCTCAATATGGCACATCCTAAGATATCAAAGTCACTCAAAAGGTATAATTAATTCTTagaacatttatttaattttagaaaaattgttattGATGTTgatcacagaaattaacaattaacaaCTGCTGTACCGTCCTAaacaatgagcaacgcccatacAGAATAGTAAATtataaaggccccaaaatgacaaagcAGATCAGTTTAAACTAGagacctaattaatgtacaagtaaatgaatgaaaaacaaatatctaacaCAGCAATAAACGACAGCAAAATtgcatgctcctgacttgggacaggca
Encoded here:
- the LOC139494737 gene encoding uncharacterized protein produces the protein MLKGNFYINFHKFGNSHFCSHFLHTVYNCLYFFFKLMSDIKNGKDVQAMPLQEFCKTYLESYASSASVDVCDSPERIQVCLVLMSFMHSQKLNVEGSDELEFFTDFWAKVGEYYDEVTKKDDERKWDKLKMLDNRRMTQRQAAQQPGNEM
- the LOC139495418 gene encoding uncharacterized protein translates to MSTYECSPCNFTTRRTYQYQRHLQSTRHAQLHFLTSHESPVSQDHSPTQSISSPLIVQPPSSDNGSSNVSSPVQIDTHDQEYSEDDSDDDLSDDVGDHATSKTEPQWFPFKSKAELLMYVLMNSTTHPVSDEIVKFIIFMMGELNVTDVPTLQSLKNKKIGDFSWKDFVTKSTSKDGIPVWSMKPSPILKLNMAHPKISKSLKRNADISDIIMHPANGKKWIEDLNFNSKTQDGQSLITIPFNMFLDDTSTHKSRRWMPLHCIQMQLSAFEEIIDLTDISFTLQVQFMMEMLGNCNRFSSFTFYRVKKDFLRFVLAEDGVEIDQDYFSFSLRVSHGEKDNWLRFEWK